Proteins encoded within one genomic window of Mycolicibacterium aubagnense:
- the purL gene encoding phosphoribosylformylglycinamidine synthase subunit PurL has product MTSPVDTVNNATTTPDQPQPYRELGLKDDEYQRIREILGRRPTDAELAMYSVMWSEHCSYKSSKVHLRYFGETTTDEMRAGMLAGIGENAGVVDIGDGWAVTFKVESHNHPSYVEPYQGAATGVGGIVRDIMAMGARPVAVMDQLRFGAADAPDTRRVLDGVVRGVGGYGNSLGLPNIGGETIFDPSYAGNPLVNALCVGALRVEDLHLAFASGTGNKIILFGARTGLDGIGGVSVLASDTFSGDESGAGRKKLPSVQVGDPFTEKVLIECCLELYAAHLVVGIQDLGGAGLSCATSELASAGDGGMHIDLDRVPLRATGMTPAEVLSSESQERMCAVVTPENVDAFMAVCRKWDVLATVIGEVTDGDRLKISWHGETVVDVPPRTVAHEGPVYNRPVARPDTQDALIADTSAKLPRPKTGDELRATLLQLLGSPHLCSRAFITEQYDRYVRGNTVLAEHADGGVLRIDETTGRGIAVSTDASGRYTQLDPYTGAQLALAEAYRNVAVTGATPVAVTNCLNFGSPEDPGVMWQFSQAVRGLADGCAALGIPVTGGNVSFYNQTGSTAILPTPVVGVLGVIDDVHRRIPTGIGLEPGETLILLGDTHDEFDGSVWAQVTGDHLGGVPPKVDLAREQLLSEVLTAGSRDGLISAAHDLSEGGLIQAVVEAALAGETGCRVLLSEDSDAFVQLFSESAGRVLVAVPRTEESRFMAMCEARELPAVRIGVVDPGSDSVEVQGHFSVTLDELRRTSESVLPALFSHE; this is encoded by the coding sequence GTGACGTCACCGGTCGATACCGTCAATAACGCGACTACCACGCCTGATCAGCCGCAGCCGTATCGCGAGCTCGGTCTCAAGGATGACGAGTACCAGCGCATCCGCGAGATCCTCGGCCGTCGGCCCACCGATGCCGAGCTCGCCATGTACTCGGTGATGTGGAGCGAGCACTGCTCGTACAAGTCCTCCAAGGTGCATCTGCGCTACTTCGGCGAGACCACCACCGACGAGATGCGCGCCGGCATGCTGGCCGGCATCGGCGAGAACGCCGGCGTCGTCGACATCGGTGACGGCTGGGCCGTCACCTTCAAGGTCGAATCGCACAACCACCCGTCGTACGTCGAGCCCTACCAGGGCGCGGCCACCGGCGTCGGCGGCATCGTCCGCGACATCATGGCCATGGGTGCCCGCCCGGTCGCGGTCATGGACCAGCTGCGCTTCGGCGCGGCCGACGCTCCCGACACCCGCCGGGTGCTCGACGGTGTGGTGCGCGGTGTCGGTGGCTACGGCAACTCGCTCGGCCTGCCGAACATCGGCGGCGAGACCATCTTCGACCCGTCGTACGCCGGCAACCCGCTGGTGAACGCGCTGTGCGTCGGCGCGCTCCGCGTCGAGGACCTGCACCTGGCCTTCGCGTCCGGTACCGGCAACAAGATCATCCTGTTCGGTGCCCGCACCGGTCTGGACGGCATCGGCGGCGTCTCGGTGCTGGCCTCGGATACCTTCTCCGGCGACGAGTCGGGCGCCGGGCGCAAGAAGCTGCCGAGCGTTCAGGTGGGCGACCCGTTCACCGAGAAGGTGCTCATCGAGTGCTGCCTCGAGCTGTACGCGGCGCACCTCGTGGTCGGCATCCAGGACCTGGGTGGCGCCGGATTGTCCTGTGCCACTTCGGAATTGGCATCGGCCGGTGACGGCGGCATGCACATCGACCTGGATCGGGTGCCGCTGCGCGCGACCGGTATGACGCCCGCCGAGGTGCTCTCCAGCGAGTCGCAGGAGCGCATGTGCGCGGTCGTGACACCGGAGAACGTCGACGCGTTCATGGCCGTCTGCCGCAAGTGGGACGTACTGGCCACCGTCATCGGTGAGGTCACCGACGGCGACCGGTTGAAGATCAGCTGGCACGGCGAGACCGTCGTCGACGTGCCGCCGCGCACCGTCGCGCACGAGGGCCCGGTGTACAACCGGCCCGTGGCGCGCCCCGACACCCAGGACGCGCTGATCGCCGACACCTCGGCCAAGCTGCCCCGGCCGAAGACCGGCGACGAGCTGCGCGCCACCCTGCTGCAGCTGCTCGGCAGCCCGCACCTGTGCAGCCGGGCGTTCATCACCGAGCAGTACGACCGCTACGTCCGCGGCAACACCGTCCTGGCCGAGCACGCCGACGGCGGCGTCCTCCGCATCGACGAGACCACCGGGCGTGGCATCGCGGTGTCGACCGACGCCTCAGGCCGCTACACCCAGCTGGACCCGTACACCGGCGCACAGCTGGCGCTGGCCGAGGCCTACCGCAACGTCGCTGTCACCGGCGCGACCCCGGTCGCCGTCACCAACTGCTTGAACTTCGGCTCGCCAGAGGACCCGGGCGTCATGTGGCAGTTCTCGCAGGCCGTGCGCGGCCTCGCGGATGGCTGTGCGGCCCTTGGTATTCCGGTCACCGGCGGCAACGTCAGCTTCTACAACCAGACGGGCTCGACCGCGATCCTGCCGACCCCGGTGGTCGGGGTGCTCGGCGTCATCGATGACGTGCACCGTCGCATCCCGACGGGTATCGGCCTGGAGCCGGGGGAGACCCTGATCCTGCTGGGCGACACCCACGACGAGTTCGACGGCTCCGTCTGGGCGCAGGTCACCGGCGACCACCTCGGCGGCGTGCCGCCCAAGGTCGACCTGGCGCGCGAGCAGCTGCTGTCCGAGGTGCTGACCGCCGGTTCACGCGACGGCCTGATCTCGGCCGCGCACGACCTCTCCGAAGGCGGGCTGATCCAGGCCGTCGTCGAGGCCGCCCTGGCCGGCGAAACCGGTTGCCGGGTCCTGCTTTCCGAGGATTCCGACGCCTTCGTGCAGCTGTTCTCCGAGTCGGCGGGCCGGGTCCTCGTCGCGGTGCCGCGCACCGAGGAGAGCCGTTTCATGGCGATGTGCGAGGCCCGCGAGCTGCCGGCCGTCCGCATCGGTGTGGTGGACCCGGGCAGCGACTCGGTCGAGGTGCAGGGGCACTTCAGCGTCACACTGGACGAGTTGCGCCGCACCTCCGAGAGCGTGCTGCCCGCCCTGTTCTCCCATGAGTGA
- a CDS encoding sterol carrier family protein, producing the protein MVTRKAPDPAATRAAVLLVADWLRDDETEPPPRAAIADAVRLTARTLAAVAPGASVEVRVPPFVAVQCISGLSHTRGNPPNVVETDPRTWLRLATGLLSLDDAAGAVQLSGSRAREIGAWLPLVDL; encoded by the coding sequence ATGGTGACGCGTAAGGCGCCCGACCCGGCGGCGACGCGGGCGGCGGTGTTGCTGGTCGCCGACTGGCTGCGTGACGACGAGACCGAACCGCCGCCGCGCGCCGCGATCGCGGACGCCGTCCGGCTGACGGCGCGCACCCTCGCGGCCGTCGCCCCCGGCGCGAGCGTCGAGGTGCGGGTGCCGCCTTTCGTTGCGGTGCAATGCATTTCGGGCCTCAGTCACACCCGCGGCAACCCGCCCAACGTTGTCGAGACCGACCCCCGCACCTGGCTGCGGCTGGCCACCGGGCTGCTGTCGCTCGACGACGCCGCAGGAGCGGTCCAGCTGTCGGGGTCGCGGGCCCGGGAGATCGGCGCGTGGCTGCCACTGGTCGACCTGTAG
- a CDS encoding DoxX family protein — MGSQLSEQAGTDVVDSVADTPPRPWLTVTKIAFRFCFLYFGLFCLSFAQITFAFLGIIGQLLPKLAVMWQMTVLGPAITWIGREVFGVEAVLHQDSGSGDQTAIWVLVFCVLVVAVAGTAVWTLMDRRRPDYARLSAWFLTFLRLCVAGQMLFYGFAKLVPTQMPTPPPTALLRSYGDFSPASVLWLQVGSSQPYEMTLGAVEVLAGLLMFLPRTATLGTLLGLASMAQVFLLNMTFDVPVKILSGHLLLMSLVLLAPQLRRLTDLFVLQRPSEPVSQPALFSTARANRRAATVQAALGLWIVIGCVWGSWQAWHAYGGGSAKPELYGIWAVREFSVDGKPLPPLTTDPTRWQRVVFETPGALTYQRMNGELVDTPATISSDTIKATEPGGATLADLRVSHPSAQQLQLTGTLQGRPVQIALDQVDLNQFTLRNRGFHWVQEFPFFK; from the coding sequence ATGGGGAGTCAACTTTCAGAGCAGGCCGGCACCGACGTCGTGGATTCGGTCGCCGACACTCCGCCGCGGCCCTGGCTCACCGTGACGAAGATCGCATTCCGATTCTGCTTTCTGTACTTCGGCCTGTTCTGTTTGTCGTTCGCTCAGATCACCTTTGCGTTCTTGGGGATCATCGGCCAGTTGCTGCCCAAGCTGGCGGTGATGTGGCAGATGACCGTGCTGGGCCCGGCAATCACATGGATCGGCCGCGAGGTCTTCGGCGTCGAGGCGGTGCTGCACCAGGATTCCGGCAGCGGGGATCAGACCGCCATCTGGGTACTGGTGTTCTGTGTGCTGGTCGTCGCTGTCGCGGGGACCGCGGTGTGGACGCTGATGGACCGGCGGCGGCCCGACTACGCCCGGCTGTCGGCCTGGTTCCTGACGTTCCTGCGGTTGTGCGTCGCGGGACAGATGCTGTTCTACGGGTTCGCCAAGCTCGTGCCCACCCAGATGCCGACGCCGCCGCCGACCGCCCTGCTGCGGTCTTACGGCGACTTCAGCCCGGCCTCGGTGCTGTGGCTACAGGTGGGCAGCTCCCAGCCCTACGAGATGACTCTCGGCGCCGTCGAAGTGCTGGCCGGCTTGTTGATGTTCCTGCCGCGCACCGCGACCCTGGGGACGCTGCTCGGCCTGGCCAGCATGGCTCAGGTGTTCCTGCTGAACATGACCTTCGATGTGCCGGTCAAGATCCTGTCCGGGCACCTGCTGTTGATGAGCCTGGTGCTGCTCGCCCCGCAGCTGCGCCGGCTGACGGACCTGTTCGTCCTGCAGCGCCCGTCGGAGCCGGTCAGCCAACCCGCACTGTTCAGCACGGCGCGAGCCAATCGGCGAGCCGCCACCGTGCAGGCCGCGCTGGGACTGTGGATCGTCATCGGCTGCGTCTGGGGCAGCTGGCAGGCGTGGCACGCCTACGGTGGCGGCAGTGCCAAGCCCGAGCTGTACGGGATCTGGGCGGTCCGGGAGTTCAGCGTGGACGGCAAGCCGCTGCCGCCGCTGACCACCGACCCGACCCGTTGGCAACGCGTGGTTTTCGAGACGCCGGGCGCGCTGACGTACCAGCGGATGAACGGCGAACTGGTCGACACACCCGCGACCATCAGCTCCGACACCATCAAGGCGACCGAACCCGGCGGCGCGACGCTGGCCGATCTGAGGGTGTCGCACCCGTCAGCTCAGCAGCTGCAGCTGACCGGCACCCTGCAGGGCCGCCCCGTGCAGATCGCACTCGACCAGGTCGACCTCAACCAATTCACCCTGCGTAACAGGGGCTTTCACTGGGTGCAGGAGTTTCCGTTCTTCAAGTGA
- the purF gene encoding amidophosphoribosyltransferase — MVTEQTENEPREECGVFGVWAPGEDVAKLTYYGLYALQHRGQEAAGIAVADGSQILVFKDLGLVSQVFDEQTLAAMHGHVAVGHCRYSTTGSTTWENAQPVFRNTAAGTGVALGHNGNLVNTAELAARAREAGLINARGHVAATTDSDILGALLAHGAADSSLEQSALELLPQVRGAFCLTFMDENTLYAARDPHGVRPLSLGRLDRGWVVASETAALDIVGASFVRDIEPGELLAIDADGVRSTRFANPEPKSCVFEYVYLARPDSTIAGRSVHAARVEIGRRLAQEKPVDADLVIGVPESGVPAAVGYAQGSGIPFGQGLMKNAYVGRTFIQPSQTIRQLGIRLKLNPLKEVIRGKRLIVVDDSIVRGNTQRALVRMLREAGAVEVHVRIASPPVKWPCFYGIDFATPAELIANAKSTEASEDEMLEAVRHAIGADSLGYISRQGMIAATEQPATRLCSACFDGDYPIELPGEAALGKNVVEHMLASAARTGLPLTADNDNASALRRP; from the coding sequence ATCGTGACCGAACAGACCGAGAACGAGCCACGCGAGGAATGCGGCGTATTCGGGGTCTGGGCCCCTGGCGAGGATGTCGCAAAACTCACTTATTACGGCCTCTATGCGCTGCAGCACAGAGGGCAGGAAGCGGCAGGCATCGCCGTCGCTGACGGCTCCCAGATTCTGGTTTTCAAGGATCTCGGTCTGGTCAGCCAGGTATTCGACGAGCAGACCCTGGCCGCCATGCACGGCCACGTCGCCGTCGGCCACTGCCGCTACTCCACCACCGGCTCCACCACGTGGGAGAACGCGCAGCCGGTGTTCCGCAACACCGCCGCCGGCACCGGCGTCGCGCTGGGCCACAACGGCAACCTGGTCAACACCGCCGAGTTGGCGGCCCGGGCCCGCGAAGCCGGCCTGATCAACGCGCGTGGCCACGTCGCCGCCACCACCGACTCGGACATCCTGGGCGCGCTGCTCGCGCACGGCGCCGCCGACTCGTCCTTGGAGCAATCCGCTCTGGAACTGCTACCGCAGGTCCGTGGGGCGTTCTGCCTGACCTTCATGGACGAGAACACCCTGTACGCCGCGCGCGACCCGCACGGCGTGCGTCCGCTGTCCCTCGGCCGGCTGGACCGCGGCTGGGTCGTCGCCTCGGAGACCGCCGCCCTCGACATCGTCGGCGCCTCGTTCGTCCGCGACATCGAGCCCGGTGAGCTGCTGGCCATCGACGCCGACGGCGTGCGCTCCACCCGGTTCGCCAACCCCGAGCCGAAGAGCTGTGTCTTCGAGTACGTCTACCTGGCCCGCCCGGACAGCACCATCGCCGGCCGCTCCGTGCACGCTGCCCGCGTCGAGATCGGCCGCCGCCTGGCGCAGGAGAAGCCCGTCGACGCCGACCTGGTCATCGGGGTGCCCGAATCGGGTGTGCCCGCCGCCGTCGGCTACGCGCAGGGCTCCGGCATCCCGTTCGGGCAGGGCCTGATGAAGAACGCCTACGTCGGGCGCACCTTCATCCAGCCGTCGCAGACCATCCGTCAGCTCGGTATCCGGCTCAAGCTCAACCCGCTGAAGGAAGTCATCCGCGGCAAGCGGCTGATCGTCGTCGACGACTCGATCGTCCGCGGCAACACCCAGCGTGCCCTGGTCCGCATGCTGCGTGAGGCCGGCGCCGTAGAGGTGCACGTGCGCATCGCCTCGCCGCCGGTGAAGTGGCCGTGCTTCTACGGCATCGACTTCGCCACCCCGGCCGAGTTGATCGCCAATGCCAAGAGCACCGAGGCGAGCGAAGACGAGATGCTCGAGGCGGTCCGGCACGCCATCGGCGCAGACTCCCTGGGCTACATCAGCCGGCAGGGCATGATCGCCGCCACCGAGCAGCCCGCCACCCGGCTGTGCTCGGCCTGCTTCGACGGTGACTACCCGATCGAACTTCCCGGCGAGGCCGCCCTCGGCAAGAACGTCGTGGAGCACATGCTGGCGTCCGCGGCCCGCACCGGCCTGCCGCTGACCGCCGACAACGACAACGCCTCAGCCCTGCGTCGTCCCTGA
- the purM gene encoding phosphoribosylformylglycinamidine cyclo-ligase yields MTSQDERAESVGASYASAGVDIEAGDRAVELFKPHAKRATRPEVRGGLGGFAGLFGLKAGYREPLLASSTDGVGTKLAVAQAMDKHDTVGIDLVAMVVDDLVVCGAEPLFLQDYIAVGRTVPERVAEIVSGIAEGCVQAGCALLGGETAEHPGLMEPDHYDISATGVGVVEADDLLGPENVRPGDVIIAMAATGLHSNGYSLARRVLLEIDRMSLSGHVEEFGRTLGEELLEPTRIYAKDCLALAAETQVRTFCHVTGGGLAGNLERVIPHGLTAEMDRGTWTPAPVFQMIAQRGRVERAEMEKTFNMGVGMVAVVAPEDTDRALAILTARHLDCWTLGTVNKGGKSSVRAELVGQHPRF; encoded by the coding sequence ATGACTAGCCAGGATGAGCGAGCTGAATCGGTTGGCGCCTCGTACGCTTCGGCGGGGGTTGACATCGAGGCAGGCGATCGCGCCGTCGAATTGTTCAAACCCCACGCGAAGCGGGCCACCCGCCCCGAGGTCCGGGGCGGCCTCGGAGGTTTTGCCGGGCTGTTCGGCCTGAAAGCCGGGTACCGCGAGCCACTGCTGGCCTCGTCGACCGATGGTGTGGGCACCAAGCTCGCTGTGGCGCAGGCCATGGACAAGCACGACACCGTCGGCATCGACCTCGTCGCGATGGTCGTCGACGACCTCGTGGTCTGCGGCGCCGAGCCGCTGTTCCTGCAGGACTACATCGCCGTGGGCCGCACCGTGCCCGAGCGGGTGGCCGAGATCGTCTCCGGCATCGCCGAAGGCTGTGTGCAGGCCGGCTGCGCGCTGCTGGGCGGTGAGACCGCAGAGCACCCGGGCCTGATGGAACCCGATCACTACGACATCTCCGCCACCGGCGTCGGCGTCGTCGAAGCCGACGATCTGCTGGGCCCCGAGAACGTTCGCCCCGGCGACGTGATCATCGCCATGGCCGCCACCGGTCTGCACTCCAACGGCTACTCGCTGGCCCGCAGGGTGCTACTCGAGATCGACCGCATGAGCCTGTCCGGGCACGTCGAGGAGTTCGGCCGCACGCTCGGTGAGGAGCTGCTGGAGCCGACCCGGATCTACGCCAAGGACTGCCTGGCGCTGGCCGCGGAGACCCAGGTGCGCACCTTCTGCCACGTCACCGGCGGAGGTCTGGCCGGGAACCTGGAACGCGTCATCCCGCACGGCCTGACCGCCGAGATGGATCGCGGTACCTGGACGCCGGCGCCGGTGTTCCAGATGATCGCTCAGCGCGGCCGTGTGGAGCGTGCCGAAATGGAGAAGACGTTCAACATGGGTGTCGGCATGGTCGCCGTCGTCGCGCCGGAGGACACCGACCGCGCACTGGCGATTCTGACCGCCCGGCACTTGGACTGCTGGACCCTGGGCACCGTGAACAAGGGTGGCAAGAGCAGCGTTCGCGCCGAGTTGGTGGGCCAGCACCCGCGCTTCTGA
- a CDS encoding DUF3073 domain-containing protein encodes MGRGRAKAKQTKVARDLKYSSPQTDFGRLQRELSNDSVGYSTSAIDNDLDDDDADSGPAGRWVVPEDDWRH; translated from the coding sequence ATGGGCCGCGGCCGGGCAAAGGCAAAGCAGACCAAGGTTGCTCGAGACCTTAAGTACAGCTCACCGCAGACCGATTTCGGTCGGTTGCAGCGAGAGCTCTCGAACGACTCCGTTGGTTACAGCACCAGTGCCATCGATAACGACCTGGACGACGACGACGCGGACAGCGGGCCCGCCGGTCGCTGGGTAGTACCCGAAGACGACTGGCGTCACTAA
- the ygfZ gene encoding CAF17-like 4Fe-4S cluster assembly/insertion protein YgfZ — MSAVPAPESGPDAGAVWHYGDPLGEQRSAAVDAIVVDRGHRATIELTGDDRQSWLHTISSQHVSSLPEGSVAANLSLDGQGRVEDHWLQTELGGVTTLDTESWRGQPLTDFLRKMVFWSKVEVNPADLTVLSLLGPAVNQLDLPIPDVEWTAAPLPEGGFVRRVGPQEVDLVVPRADAPTWRRRLLNAGVRPAGLWAYEALRVAALRPRLGLDTDERTIPHEVGWIGGPGVGAVHLDKGCYRGQETVARVHNLGKPPRMLALVHLDGGDDRPATGDPLLAGGRAIGRVGTVADHVDLGPIALALLKRGVPADTELTTGGESQVPAAIDADSLPEADRSAGAGRAAVDRLRGGAR, encoded by the coding sequence ATGAGCGCCGTTCCCGCCCCTGAATCCGGACCCGACGCCGGCGCCGTCTGGCACTACGGCGACCCGCTCGGGGAGCAGCGGAGCGCAGCCGTCGACGCCATCGTTGTGGACCGCGGCCACCGCGCGACCATCGAGCTCACGGGCGATGACCGCCAAAGCTGGCTCCACACCATCTCCAGTCAGCACGTCAGCTCGCTGCCCGAGGGGTCCGTCGCGGCGAACCTGAGCCTGGACGGACAGGGCCGCGTCGAGGACCACTGGCTACAGACCGAACTCGGCGGCGTCACCACCCTGGACACCGAGTCGTGGCGCGGGCAGCCGCTCACCGACTTCCTGCGCAAGATGGTGTTCTGGTCCAAGGTCGAGGTGAACCCCGCCGACCTCACGGTGCTGTCGTTGCTCGGCCCTGCCGTCAACCAGCTGGACCTCCCGATCCCCGACGTCGAGTGGACGGCCGCGCCGCTGCCCGAAGGCGGTTTCGTGCGACGGGTCGGCCCACAGGAGGTCGATCTGGTGGTGCCGCGGGCCGACGCCCCGACGTGGCGCCGGCGGCTGCTGAACGCCGGCGTCCGGCCCGCCGGCCTCTGGGCCTACGAAGCCCTTCGGGTGGCGGCACTGCGGCCACGCCTCGGCCTCGACACCGACGAACGGACCATCCCGCATGAGGTGGGCTGGATCGGCGGTCCGGGCGTCGGCGCGGTGCATCTGGACAAGGGCTGCTACCGCGGCCAGGAGACCGTCGCGCGCGTCCACAATCTGGGCAAGCCGCCGCGCATGCTGGCCCTGGTGCATCTGGACGGCGGGGACGACCGTCCCGCGACGGGTGATCCGCTGCTGGCGGGCGGCCGGGCCATCGGCCGGGTGGGTACCGTCGCCGATCATGTAGACCTGGGCCCGATCGCGCTGGCGCTCCTCAAGCGCGGCGTACCCGCGGACACCGAGCTGACCACCGGTGGTGAATCCCAGGTGCCCGCCGCGATCGACGCCGACTCGCTGCCGGAAGCCGACAGGTCAGCAGGTGCGGGCCGAGCTGCGGTGGATCGGCTGCGCGGCGGCGCCCGGTAG
- a CDS encoding aminodeoxychorismate lyase, translating into MTAPPPIVVAVDGCRASIRADDPVFSRGDGVFETALVRGGVVVLLDAHLTRLVGSAALAGLPCPDSGRWRAAAAAAVGQWPEGEAVLRLLLGRGVDGVVAFAMVSAVPDRVAAARREGVAAVTLVRPHWLMAAAKSLSYAANVAALRHAERAGAGDAVFVDAAGAVLEGPRSAVVLAVSGTDGNPVLVTPDASSILPSTTQHALFAAAEARGVECVYRPVSVSDLLAAQGVWLVSAITLAARVHTLDGWALAASPFETLMADLIGRQF; encoded by the coding sequence ATGACCGCCCCGCCGCCGATCGTCGTCGCCGTCGACGGCTGCCGGGCGTCTATTCGCGCGGACGATCCCGTGTTCTCCCGGGGTGACGGCGTCTTCGAGACCGCGCTGGTGCGGGGCGGTGTGGTCGTCCTGCTCGATGCGCACCTGACGCGCCTGGTGGGTTCGGCTGCCCTGGCCGGGCTACCGTGCCCCGATTCCGGTCGGTGGCGGGCAGCCGCAGCAGCCGCGGTCGGCCAGTGGCCTGAGGGTGAGGCCGTGCTGCGTCTCCTGCTCGGCCGCGGGGTCGACGGCGTCGTGGCCTTCGCGATGGTCTCGGCGGTACCGGACCGCGTCGCCGCCGCCCGTCGGGAAGGCGTCGCGGCCGTGACGCTGGTGCGCCCGCACTGGCTGATGGCCGCCGCCAAATCGCTGTCGTACGCGGCGAACGTGGCGGCGCTGCGGCACGCCGAACGGGCCGGCGCCGGCGACGCCGTGTTCGTCGATGCGGCCGGCGCCGTGCTCGAAGGACCGCGGTCCGCTGTGGTCCTGGCGGTCTCGGGAACCGATGGCAACCCGGTTCTGGTGACGCCGGACGCGTCGTCGATCCTGCCGTCGACCACCCAGCACGCACTGTTCGCGGCCGCCGAGGCACGGGGTGTCGAGTGCGTGTACCGCCCGGTGAGTGTTTCCGATTTGCTTGCCGCGCAAGGGGTTTGGCTGGTGTCGGCGATCACCCTGGCGGCGCGGGTGCACACCCTGGATGGGTGGGCGTTGGCGGCCTCGCCCTTCGAGACGTTGATGGCCGACCTGATCGGCAGGCAGTTCTGA
- a CDS encoding FABP family protein, with protein MLAGSGDRAIAAAADRAKATAARNVPEFDDLPLPADTANLREGAHFNDALLALLPLVGVWRGAGEGRDSAGDYRFGQQIIVSHNGGDYLNWDARSWRLDENGDYAGPGLRETGYWRFVNDPDDPHGQDESQAIELLLAHSAGYVELFYGSPLNQASWELATDALARSKSGVLVGGAKRLYGIIENGDLAYVEERVDADGGLTPHLSARLSRFVG; from the coding sequence CTGCTGGCCGGTTCCGGTGACCGCGCCATCGCCGCGGCGGCCGATCGCGCCAAGGCCACCGCCGCCCGCAACGTGCCCGAGTTCGACGACCTGCCGCTGCCCGCGGATACCGCCAACCTGCGCGAAGGCGCGCATTTCAACGACGCCCTGCTGGCCCTGCTGCCGCTGGTCGGGGTCTGGCGCGGTGCGGGCGAAGGCCGCGACTCCGCCGGCGACTACCGGTTCGGACAGCAGATCATCGTGTCGCACAACGGCGGCGACTATCTCAACTGGGACGCCCGCTCGTGGCGGCTCGACGAGAACGGCGACTACGCCGGTCCGGGGCTGCGGGAGACCGGCTACTGGCGGTTCGTGAACGACCCCGACGATCCGCACGGACAGGACGAGTCACAGGCCATCGAGCTGCTGCTCGCACATTCGGCCGGCTACGTCGAGCTGTTCTACGGTTCCCCGCTGAACCAGGCCTCCTGGGAGCTGGCGACCGACGCCCTGGCCCGCAGCAAGTCCGGCGTCCTCGTCGGCGGCGCGAAGCGGCTGTACGGGATCATCGAGAACGGCGACCTGGCCTACGTCGAGGAGCGCGTCGACGCCGACGGCGGCCTGACTCCGCACCTCTCCGCGCGCCTGTCACGCTTCGTCGGCTGA
- a CDS encoding DUF1416 domain-containing protein, with the protein MCSAPKQGLTLPASVDLEKETVITGRVVDGSGQPVGGAFVRLLDNTDEFTAEVVASATGDFRFFAAPGTWTLRALSKVGNGDAVVAPTGAGIHEVDVKVA; encoded by the coding sequence ATGTGCTCTGCACCCAAGCAAGGCCTGACGCTGCCGGCCAGCGTTGATCTGGAGAAGGAAACCGTCATCACCGGCCGCGTCGTCGACGGCTCGGGCCAGCCGGTCGGTGGCGCGTTCGTGCGGCTGCTGGACAACACCGACGAATTCACCGCCGAGGTCGTCGCGTCGGCCACCGGTGACTTCCGGTTCTTCGCCGCCCCCGGGACCTGGACGCTGCGGGCGCTGTCCAAGGTCGGCAACGGCGACGCAGTGGTCGCGCCGACCGGTGCCGGCATCCACGAGGTCGACGTCAAGGTCGCCTGA
- a CDS encoding sulfurtransferase, which yields MARSDVLVSTEWAENNLDTAGVVFVEVDENTSAYDDEGHIPGAVKLDWRDDLQDSVKRDFVDQQQFSKLLSDKGISNDDTVILYGGNNNWFAAYAYWYFKLYGHDDVKLLDGGRKRWELDDRPLVKDATVRPATSYEAKPIDNTIRAFRDEVIAAINTKNLVDVRSPDEFSGKILAPAHLPQEQSQRPGHVPSAINVPWSRAANDDGTFKSDEELAKIYADAGLDGEKETIAYCRIGERSSHTWFVLQELLGHRNVKNYDGSWTEYGSLVGAPIELGN from the coding sequence ATGGCACGTTCCGACGTCCTGGTCTCGACCGAATGGGCCGAGAACAACCTCGACACCGCCGGCGTGGTGTTCGTCGAGGTCGACGAGAACACCAGCGCCTACGACGACGAGGGGCACATCCCCGGCGCCGTCAAGCTGGACTGGCGCGATGATCTGCAGGACTCGGTCAAGCGTGACTTCGTCGACCAGCAGCAGTTCTCGAAGCTGTTGTCCGACAAGGGCATCAGCAACGACGACACCGTCATCCTGTACGGCGGCAACAACAACTGGTTCGCGGCCTATGCCTACTGGTACTTCAAGCTGTACGGCCACGACGACGTCAAGCTGCTCGACGGCGGCCGCAAGCGCTGGGAGCTCGACGACCGCCCACTGGTGAAGGACGCCACCGTCCGCCCGGCCACGTCGTACGAGGCCAAGCCGATCGACAACACCATCCGTGCGTTCCGCGACGAGGTGATCGCCGCGATCAACACCAAGAACCTGGTCGACGTACGTTCGCCCGACGAGTTCTCCGGCAAGATTCTGGCTCCCGCGCACCTGCCGCAGGAGCAGAGCCAGCGTCCCGGCCACGTGCCGAGCGCCATCAACGTGCCGTGGAGCCGGGCCGCCAACGACGACGGCACCTTCAAGTCCGACGAGGAGCTGGCCAAGATCTACGCCGACGCCGGCCTCGACGGTGAGAAGGAGACCATCGCCTACTGCCGCATCGGTGAGCGCTCGTCGCACACCTGGTTCGTGCTGCAGGAATTGCTCGGCCACCGGAATGTAAAGAACTACGACGGCAGTTGGACCGAATACGGCTCCCTGGTGGGTGCCCCGATCGAGTTGGGAAACTGA